Genomic DNA from Ilyobacter polytropus DSM 2926:
ATATGATTTTTAATTTAGGGTTTAGGATTTTTCACAAGTTATCAACTATAAAAAAAATAAAGAGTCAATTTCAAATTAAAATTGGAATGAATATGTAAAGTTCAATTTAACTTAAAACTCATGCAATAAAAGTCACAAAATAAATACATAGTGTGAAGCTTAGATTAACTTATATTTTTTACATTCACTGTTACAGTTCGGAAAAAGCACTTAAATTACGATATTTGTAAAAAAAAACAAAAAGTTTACAGTTATCAAATCAATAGAAAATTATTGACAAAACAGAGTATAACTAATACAATGAACTAGTGTAAACAGAAGAAGTCAGTCAAAATAATGAAATAAAAAAAAACAAATAAAAATGTTTGAGCATTGTTGACAGAATGATGTTTATAAAGTAATATTTTAATTGACTGGAAATTTTACAATTACACACAAAAGTAAGAAGATTATTAACTTATACTTTAAGGAGGCGACAATTAATGGTTAAAAAGATGCAAACTATGGATGGTAACCAGGCAGCAGCTTGGGCGTCGTATGCTTTTACAGAAGTAGCGGGGATCTATCCTATAACTCCATCATCTCCGATGGCAGAATACACTGACGAATGGGCAGCAAAAGGGAAGAAAAACTTATTTGGTGTTCCTGTTAAACTTGTAGAGATGCAATCAGAGGCTGGAGCAGCTGGAACTGTACACGGATCACTTCAAGCTGGTGCTCTTACTACTACTTATACAGCATCTCAAGGATTACTATTAAAAATACCTAATATGTATAAAATTGCTGGAGAACTTTTACCAAGTGTAATTCATGTATCAGCAAGATCACTTTCTGCTCAGGCACTTTCAATATTTGGAGACCATTCAGATATTTATTCTGCTAGACAGACTGGATATGCTATGCTTGCATCTGGATCGGTTCAAGAAGTAATGGATCTAGGAGGAGTTGCTCACCTAGCTACTTTTAAAACAAGAGTACCGTTCATGCATTTCTTTGACGGTTTCAGAACTTCACATGAAATTCAAAAAGTTGAAGTAATGGACTATGAAGTATATGATAGATTATTAGATAGAAAAGCAGTTCAAGAATTCAGAGACAGAGCGATAAACCCTCACCACCCAGTGACAAGAGGAACGGCTCAAAATGATGATATATATTTCCAAACTAGAGAGGCTCAAAACAAATTCTACAATGCAGTTCCTGATGCAGTTGCAGAATATATGGAAGAAATCTCAAAAGTAACAGGAAGAGATTACAAACCATTTACTTACTATGGTGCAGAAGATGCAACTAATATTATAGTTGCTATGGGATCAGTTACAGAGTGTCTAAGAGAAACTGTAGACTACCTAACTTCGAAGGGAGAAAAAGTAGGACTTTTAACAGTTCACCTATACAGACCATTCTCTGCAGAGTACTTCATGAACGTACTTCCTAAAACTGTAAAGAAAATTGCTGTTCTTGACAGAACAAAAGAACCTGGAGCAATGGGAGAACCTCTATACCTTGACGTAAGAAACTTATTCTACGGTCAGGCAGATGCACCAGAAATCATCGGAGGAAGATACGGACTTTCTTCTAAGGACACTACTCCTGCACAGATGATCGCAGTATTTGAAAACTTAAAATCAGAAACTCCTAAATCACCATTTACTGTTGGTATCGTAGATGACGTTACTAACCTTTCACTAGAAGTTGGACCAAATGTATTTGTAGGATCAGACGATGTAAAAGGTTGCTTATTCTTCGGACTAGGATCAGACGGTACGGTAGGAGCAAATAAGAACTCTATTAAAATAATCGGAGATAAAACAGATCTTTATGCACAAGGTTACTTTGCATATGACTCTAAAAAATCAGGAGGGGTTACTAGATCACACTTGAGATTTGGTAAAACTCCAATCAGATCGACTTACCTGCTTTCTGCACCTAGTTTTGTAGCATGTTCTGTACCTGCGTATCTTACACAGTATGATATGATATCAGGACTTAAAAAAGGTGGAAGTTTCCTACTTAACTGTATCTGGGATAAAGATGAGACTATAGCAAATCTTCCAAATTCAATCAAAAAAACTTTAGCTGAAAAAGAGGCTAAATTCTACACTATCAATGCTACTAAGCTTGGTGAAGAGATTGGTCTTGGAAACAGAACAAACACAATCATGCAATCAGCGTTCTTTAAACTTGCAGATGTAATTCCGTTTGAGGAAGCTCAAACTTACATGAAAGAATATGCTAAAAAATCATATGAGAAAAAAGGTCAAGATATAGTAGAAATGAACTATGCAGCTATCGACAGAGGAGCAGGAGAATTAGTAGAGATACCTGTAGATCCAGCTTGGGCTAACCTTAAAGAAGAAGATACTGCAGAGTGCTGTGGATCTAGAGACTGCTCATGTGGAACTAAGCCAGAATTTGTAACTAAAATCTGTGACCCAATAAACTCAATAAAAGGATATGACCTTCCAGTATCTGCATTTGACGGATATGAGGATGGTACTTTTGAAAATGGTACAACTGCTTATGAAAAAAGAGGAATCGCTGTAAACGTACCTCACTGGGTTTCTGAGAACTGTATCCAGTGTAACCAGTGTTCTTATGTATGTCCTCATGCAGTAATCAGACCTTTCTTAATCAACGAAGAAGAGATGGCTAATGCACCTGAAGGTCTTACAACTATAAAACCAATCGGAAAAGGTTTAGATGGTCTTCAGTACAAGA
This window encodes:
- the nifJ gene encoding pyruvate:ferredoxin (flavodoxin) oxidoreductase; its protein translation is MVKKMQTMDGNQAAAWASYAFTEVAGIYPITPSSPMAEYTDEWAAKGKKNLFGVPVKLVEMQSEAGAAGTVHGSLQAGALTTTYTASQGLLLKIPNMYKIAGELLPSVIHVSARSLSAQALSIFGDHSDIYSARQTGYAMLASGSVQEVMDLGGVAHLATFKTRVPFMHFFDGFRTSHEIQKVEVMDYEVYDRLLDRKAVQEFRDRAINPHHPVTRGTAQNDDIYFQTREAQNKFYNAVPDAVAEYMEEISKVTGRDYKPFTYYGAEDATNIIVAMGSVTECLRETVDYLTSKGEKVGLLTVHLYRPFSAEYFMNVLPKTVKKIAVLDRTKEPGAMGEPLYLDVRNLFYGQADAPEIIGGRYGLSSKDTTPAQMIAVFENLKSETPKSPFTVGIVDDVTNLSLEVGPNVFVGSDDVKGCLFFGLGSDGTVGANKNSIKIIGDKTDLYAQGYFAYDSKKSGGVTRSHLRFGKTPIRSTYLLSAPSFVACSVPAYLTQYDMISGLKKGGSFLLNCIWDKDETIANLPNSIKKTLAEKEAKFYTINATKLGEEIGLGNRTNTIMQSAFFKLADVIPFEEAQTYMKEYAKKSYEKKGQDIVEMNYAAIDRGAGELVEIPVDPAWANLKEEDTAECCGSRDCSCGTKPEFVTKICDPINSIKGYDLPVSAFDGYEDGTFENGTTAYEKRGIAVNVPHWVSENCIQCNQCSYVCPHAVIRPFLINEEEMANAPEGLTTIKPIGKGLDGLQYKIQVSTLDCTGCGSCANVCPAPKGKALVMNPIGEEVAAGEPENANFLFNEVTYKDDLMAKTNVKGSQFAQPLFEFHGACAGCGETPYIKAITQLFGDRMMVANATGCSSIYGGSAPSTPYTKNANGEGPAWASSLFEDNAEFGFGMHVGVEALRDRLEAVMTRTMDKAPAEVAELYKEWLENRNNGAKTAEIRTKLLPLIEGKDFDGAAEVLSLKDYIVKKSQWIFGGDGWANDIGYSGIDHALASGQDVNILVVDTEVYSNTGGQASKASPSGAVAKFAAAGKGIQKKDMAAIFMSYGYIYIAMVSMGANQAQYLKAIQEAEAFDGPSIIIAYAPCVNHGIRKGMGQSQLEMKLATECGYWPLIRYNPALEAEGKNPLQLDSKEPNWDKYQEFLMGEVRYATLTKSFPERAKQLFAANQAEAKRKWEQYKRLASLDYSAK